Genomic window (Salvelinus fontinalis isolate EN_2023a chromosome 3, ASM2944872v1, whole genome shotgun sequence):
ACCCCCAAAACCACGCCCCCATTAACCCCTTGTAGATGGGCAAAAAGTAACTCAATACATAACAGATCAATAACAAACTACTATTAAGGTGCCtgagtatttcattttttatttaacctttatttagtagGACCCTTTCCTaagtgtgcaagtgcacacttcCTGTCATGGATTTAAAAGTATGGAATTGGTGTGAACATTGGCTGCAGATTCCATCTTTGTTAAATATGAGAAAGTGTGCAAGTAGATACTTCGAGTGGAGAATCAAGACATAATCAAAAGGCATAGGGCCAATGACATCTGTAAACCAGTGATGTAAATAAACCCTGGATTGCAGATGCTATGTATTGGGTAATGACAGGATTTGAAGCCACCAGTCAGCCATATTGGTACTCCCAAGAAGACGCAGTCCCCCATATGAATTAATTGAATTCTACcaggggaggctggtgggggggagctataggaggatgggctcattgtaaagaCTGGAATGGAATTCATGGAACATATAGAAACCACTTTTGACTCAGTTCcaataattccattccagccattacaatgatcccgtcctcctatagctcgtCCGACCAGCCTCCTCTGAAATCTACATATTTCAATTCAATGTTTCAAGGAcatatttacatttatttaagtatttttgttgttgtggtgggaAAAGTAACATTGATACTTTCCAAAAATTCTAATGTaaggatatatttttttatattgttttattttaaatgtgtgtgtttagctcacataatataatttgaaAGTATGCATTTTTCTTTGTCACTAATTGGTGGCCTTTTGTCCATTCAGATCAGATATTTTggcaataattgggcaaaagaacagaattgaactgcctgtgtaaacacagcataAGATATAAACCCATCATTGGCTGGagccagggagagggagggaagatggTGGATGGCAAAAAGAAGGCCGTGGAGGTTCATACCCAGACCGACATCTTCAAAAAAGAAGCCAAATAATTTCTCCTATGAGTCAAGTACAGGAGAAATAAGTACATGTTACTCTCCTGAAAACCCTGAGCAGTTGATGGATAGTGAACTTGAAATGGAACTTGACAGAAGTGAAGAGGAAGTGTGGCGTCAGGTGAGGTGAAGGATTCCAAGCCTCATCCCAATGATCAGGAAAATGACTCTGGCCCAGTGGGAGTATGATCCGTGGAGAAAATGGATCAATGCCTTTTGGCCGATCCGTTGATGGTATCAGGTTATGTGAAGAAGGAGTTGGGTTCTGTCAATTTGGTCAAAGTATCCAGAAGTGGATGTTTTGTGTGTCTGCTGCACAGAGGGACAGGGTGCTATGTGTTTTGCAACTCGGAACGAGCTCTGTGTCCTGCTTTGCTCTCTCTGTACTCTCGCAGCTGAAAGGTGTGATAACTGTTCACTGTTTAGTGTTGAAGTGGATCAACTGAAGCTGAGAATCCCCGGTGTCTGTGATGCACGCCGTTTGGTGTGTAGCAGACCCGGTGGCGAGTGAGAGACTGAGAAGACCCTGTCTGTCCTTCTGAGTTTTGATGCAGAGTTTTTGCTGGATAAAGGCATGCTACGGTATATAAGTTATCCTGTGACAGCTTTTGTTCCGAACCCACTGCGGTTTTTCAGGTTCCAAGTTTAAGACCATGTTGCAGCAgtatgtaggagggagattcccaGGTGTGATAAGTGTgcaggagggtatgggacaaagGACTGTAGTTTCGGTGAAAAAGTGTTTAAATTGTGAGGGTGGCCATGGTGGGGATCAGGAATGTCTATTGTGAGTGAGACAGATTGAAGTGCAGAAAGTGTCATATACCGAGGCAGTGAGGAAAGTAGAGGATGTCAGGCTAAGGGTGAGGAGCCTGAGAGGATCCATGTGAGTACTAGGCCGGTACAGTGACccaaacagtttttgctttagTAAGGTAGGCTTCTTGGCATGTATTGCTGTGGTCATTAATTGTACCACACGGATGAAAAGGAAATCCCATGAGATTGAATtcatagtagcagcagcagagaaGTTGTGGGGTATCAGAGATTTTAGTGCAGAAGAACTACAGGTGGTTTTGAGAGAAAGGGTTCAGGCCTCCTAGGTGTAGGATCTGTTAGGTCCAAGGTGGTGGTGGGATGTGTTGGGGATAGTGGTATAtataagtgtaacagtatagcttctgtccctctcctcgcccctacctgggctcgaaccagggaccgtcTGCACACGTCGacaagtcacccacgaagcatcgttacccagtgctccacaaaagccgcagcccttgcagagcaaggggaacaactacttcaaggtctcagtgCGAGTGACATCaccgtttgaaacgctattagcgcgcacgaccgctaactagctaggcaTTTCACATCGGTTGCATAAGGTTAGATGGTGGTGCAATTTCCTTTTGTCCCCATTTCCCTTTTTTTGTGAATAAATGTGCAATGCACTTTCCGAACTGTGAAAGGCAGCAATATGCAACAATGTGTCTAGTCTGTTGGAAAACCACAGGAAGAAGAAAAAGACAGGAGCAGAGAGGAAGCAGCGAAGCCAACATTTTGGCCAGGGACCAGGTGAGGGTTTCACATTTCCCCCAAAAGCGTTTCATCAATTGAGTACGTTAACATGCACAGTCATAATtcaatattaaactgattatggcagtaggcagatgcaatagtcatgtaaacagCTTACATGACTATTAATCGGTGTAAGGTCAAAATCGACGTAAGCATACGGATATGAgaagaaaaataataattatgTTTTCTGAGCAACCTTTCTAATTATTAGGAAACGTAAACACCTTAATCAGCGTTCCAGCTGTGTATTTGATCTGCATGTGCTAGCACCAGCCAAGCGAGCCTCCTCCCTCTTTAGCGCGAGTGAAGTGAGTTCGGTACAACTGAATGGATGCATTTTAGAAATAGTTTTAAAATACAGAATTTACATGTccaaactcagaatcaaatatgctCACCAAAATAACATGGTCGCTGTGGTAGAACTTTTATTTTGATTAGCGATTTTCTGTATTTAtttgatttcagatgtgtccattaTTTGGGAGATCGTTCTTTGTacaaagcatgtaaacgtttttAATGGAACTGTTATATGAATCAGATTATCCACAATAATCGCGTTACTGTGTGGATGTAACGGCACTCAATGTTATTGTTTTTCCTTGATTGACAGTACTAAAGTGAATTCAAACAATCCAATCAGAGAACCATACATGCAAATCTTTACTGCTCATCCCGCCCGTATTTTATAACCGACCAATCAGAGATGGAGTGGGCGGAGTCAGGGATACCAGCGGAGGATTCAAACGGAAGATGGCAGCGGATAAAGATTCCAATAAAAATACACAAAACAGAAGGTAAAATAACATTTAAACAGTATGTAGACAGAATAAATCATGCACGCACGTAAATATACTGTGGAATTGTCGTGATACTGGCATTTGAATTTGGCTTGCTAGCTTGTCTGACATGCATGTTGTTTTTCAGTGACAGTGAAAGCTAattgagctagctaacgttatttaGCTCCTGTAGCTCTGACAATCAAGTGACGTGTTGTGGCAAAATACAATTTCTGTGCATCACACAGCTACTCTGAACAACAATATGGTGCAGAGCATTTCTTTCTGCGCTGTCGCTGAATTACAGCAAGACtccatagttagctagctagtagtcGCAACAATAGACCACAGCAGTGAGCTGTCATTGGTCCACTTCGTTTTGAATGGCCCGGTTTGTTGATttttagaccattccattggtcctgAAGTGAGATTTCCACTCACCTGAGGCACCAGGCCATGCAAAAGCAACTCTCCACCATTATGCCAAGCTGCTCTGAATCAAGCTGCTCTGAATTCCCAGTGAGTGTGTACTTCTGTGAAAGAGGTATCTTCAGAACTATGAGGAGCTATGACGATAGCGTCTTCTGGCCGGAGTAGTATCTTCTGGCCAGAGGAGAAACGTAACGAACGTagctttcatttcattttcaaaaagTTAATTTACTACACACCTTTTTATAGGGTTACGGTTCCCACACGGACATATGTGCTATCTGTgtctccgaacacctgtgtgtaaacggAAGGCAGACACTACAAACATGTTGTCATTGAACATACTGTTGGCTGCAACTGTTAAAACAGTCTACAGTAAgtgcatttgtgaaattatgttgatgtgatatgaaagtagagggctttatgtttctagaactgtACCGCAATTGAGAACCGATTCACATTTATAGGGAGTATTTTGCTGTTTCGGTTGACAGAGCCAATTCGCCTCTAAACAAAACATGTAAGGTCCTTGCACTATAGTAACGTTAGGCTTCTTTTAGTTCATTATTGGGCTAGCCAACCACCACACCATCATCAAACGTGTGTgtaagaggcagggagagagatttGGTGCGTGTGAGAAAGTCAGTGTAAAGATAAAGAGGTTGTTTAAAGATTTGCCTAGATCTtcagcatctgtgtgtgtgtgttccatcagGGGTACGGTGTGCAACGTGGTGATCAGCCAGGATGCAGGGGGATCTTGGGGCGGCAGTGGGGTTGGTGGTCGCCCGCCCGTCATCTTCAACCCAGACTTCTTTGTGGAGAAGCTACGTCACGAGAGACCTGAGGGGTTTCAAGAGCTGGTGCTTagcaacatcagccgcctcatcGACCTTCCCGGTGCTGAGTTCTCTCTGCTGTTAGGGGACGAGGGAGGGCCCAAGACACCCACAACGGCCGGAGGGGGATTCTTCCGCTCCTTCAACTTCCTCAAACGTAAAGGTGAGAGAACTGCCATGAGGATCAACCAAGGGTGTCTTCACCTGGGGTGTGTTCAGCAGGATGCAGTGTAGAACAAACATGCATGTCTGAAATGTAGAAGAAGGTATCGCGATGGTTTTACTCATTGAATTTTTATCTGCAACGTTTGACAATGTTTGGCTACTGAACGTGGCCCTGGGTTGTAATAATGTtgcataataataatataaatgtACAGCACTCAGATTCTTGTCCTTTGGCTGTTGTCATCGTCACAGATAAGGAAGTGGTGTTCGGGACTCCTCTGACCGAGGGAGGCATCGCCCAGATTTACCAGCTCATCGAATACCTCAGCAAGAGTGAGTTGATCATGTTGTTACAGTTCCCATCTGAGGCATGATCCCTGAATGtaattctctctcctctgtcctggcaccccaatggttgAACCCGCTAGGACAGCGGAGTCCCTGCCCAACttccaaaaacatctgaaacccaatcccatagaaccccccccccccccagccctgtTTTCTAGCTCtaactttgctgatagctactttattgagtaGAGATGTACTTAAtgtgcctgtgatatgtggttgtcccacctagtgaTCTTAAGATAGATGTACTTAAtgtgcctgtgatatgtggttgtcccacctagtgaTCTTAAGATAGATGTACTTaatatgcctgtgatatgtggttgtcccacctagtgaTCTTAAGATAAATGCACTAACTGTATGTCGTAACTGATAAgcgcttctgctaaatgactcaaatgtaatgtaaaatctTATCACAAAGTAGGCTAAACTTACTGTACCGCCATGCAGTGTTGTAGTACTCAAGTCTGTAGTACCAGCTTTCTGCATTAAGTAATGGAGCTTTTAGCACTACCAAGGGAGTCGTGACTCGAATGTACAAGACTCTGACTCGAACACTAAGGACTCGGtgttgtgtgcccccccccccccccaaaacgacTTTTTATTTTAGATTCTCCCGGACtgtcaagtttttttattttgatTGTGATGATTCGATGATCTTAAAAATGTACagctccattatcttttctatactgaacaaaaatataaacgcaacatgtaaagtgttggtcccatatttcttgagctgaaataaaagctcCCAGAAATGTTCCGTTTGCACAAAAAGTGTGTTGCTctcattttgtgcacacatttgtttacatccctgttagtgagcatttctcctttgccaagataatacatccacctgacaggtgtggcatatcaagaagctgattaaaccgcatgatcattacacatgtgcacattgtgcttgggacaataaaaggccactttaaaatgtgcaggtttgtcacacaacacaatgccacagatgtctcaagttaagGGAGTGTGAAATTGGCATGCCAACTGCAGGAAtggccaccagagctgttgcgaGAGAATTTTATATACATTTCTCTACCATAGACTGCCTCCATCTCCAACCTTAtgcttcagcatgataatacacggccccatgTGGCAAGGATTTGTtcacaattcctggaaactgaaaatgttCCAATTCTGCCATtgcaccagacatgtcacccattacgcatgtttaggatgctctggatcgacatgtaagACAGTGTGTTCCGGTTCCCACCAATATAcggcaacttcacacagccattgaagaggagtggtacagaattctacaggccacaatcaacagcctgatcaactcaatgcaaaagagatgtgttgcgctgcatgaggcaaatggtggtcagatactgactggttttctgatttaCACCCCTacatttaaggtatctgtgaccaaccgatacatatctgtattctcattcatgtgaaatccatagatcagggcctgATGAATTAATTTCAGTTGACTGGTTTCCTTACATgaagtgtaactcagtaaaatctttgaagttgTTTCATGTtgtctttatatttttgttcggtgtacTTTATATCTGCTTTTAGTGGTTTAAGTTTGCACTGAAAATATTTTACCCTAAAATCATTTCTATAAAAAAAAATCGTATAATAAAAACTCACAacttttgttttttaaatcataTTTTTTGAAGTGACGGAAATTATTTATCTGCGGTGACCCGCCGTTGCTAAATGAGTATTGGAGAAACACTGCTGATTGATTCACTACATATTTGATTTATTGACTGATTCCATGATTGATTGATTCATCAGACGTGCATGTTAAGGGTCTGTTCAGGATGCTTGGTGGTTTGTTTAATTGATTGATGATCAGACCTGCAGGTAGAGGGTCTGTTCAGGGTGCCAGGTAACAGTGTGCGGCAGCAggccctgaaggagcagctgaACAGCGGCGCAGACATCGACCTGGAGGCAGGGGGCTTCCACCCCAACGACGTGGCCACCCTCCTCAAGACCTTCCTGGGAGAGCTACCTGAACCCCTCCTCACGCACCAACACTTCCACGCTCACCTCAAAATAGCAGGTACCCCTGTCTGagcacctccccactctctcctgtctgagcacctccccactctctcctgtctgagcacctccccactctctcctgtctgagcacctccccactctctcctgtctgagcacctccccactctctcctgtctgagCACCTGcccactctctcctgtctgagCACCTGcccactctctcctgtctgagCACCTGcccactctctcctgtctgagCACCTGcccactctctcctgtctgagCACCTGCCCGCTCTCTCCTGCCTGAGCACCTGCCCGCTCTCTCCTGCCTGAGCACCTGCCCGCTCTCTCCTGCCTGAGCACCTGCCCGCTCTCTCCTGCCTGAGCACCTGCCCGCTCTCTCCTGTCTGAGCACCTGCCCGCTCTCTCCTGTCTGAGCACCTGCCCGCTCTCTCCTGTCTGAGCACCTGCCCGCTCTCTCCTGTCTGAGCACCTGCCCGCTCTCTCCTGTCTGAGCACCTGcccactctctcctgtctgagCACTTTTTAGTTTTCAAAAACCTACAAGAAATCACACCCTGGCGCTCAAAAATAAGTGTTATTGATGTTCTGTTTTTAATATAACTGTCCCCCATGAGACCCATACTGAAGTGtcttgtgtgtgttctgtcccaTCCCCATCTCccgctcttctctctcctctccattcccccAGACATGACTCTGTTTGATGAGAAAGGCAACAAGACGTCAGTACCTGATAAGGAGCGTCAGATTGAGGCCTTACAGCTCCTCTTCCTGCTGCTGCCCCAGGCCAACCGCAGCCTCCTCAAACTGATCCTGGACCTGCTCTACCACACCGCCAAGCAGCAGGACAAGAACAAAATGTCCGCCTTGAACCTCGCCCTCATGTTTGCCCCCCACGTCGTGTGGCCCAGAGATGTATGTACTTTAACTGAAATCAAATGTGTTTTTATATTCGGCAGTTGACACAAAGtactttacagatacccagcatAAAACCTCAGAGAAAGCAATGCCGAGGCAGAAGCACAGGGACTAGGAGAAACGCCTGAAGCTGGACTGTGCCGGGAACATTTATCATGTGGATCAGAGTTTCCCAAACTCTTTCCTGAGGCTTGTTGTCCTAGCACTGTACAGCTGATTCAGATAATGACAGCTTGACCATGACTTCCTTATTTCAATCATCTGTGTAGTGCataatacataagtattcagaccctttgctttgagagtcgaaattgagctcaggtgcatcctgtttccattgatcatccttgagttgtttctacaacttgatttgagtccaccggtggtaaattcaattgattggacatgttttggaaaggcacacacctgtctatgtaaggtcccacagttgacaatgtatgtcagagcaaaaaccaagccatgcggttaaaggaattgtctgtagagtgctgagacagaattgtgtctaggcacagatctggggaagggtaccaggtACCACAGAAAGCACAGTGgtctcaatcattcttaaatggaagatgtttggaaccaccaagactcatgACCAcgctgagcaatcggggggggaAAGGGTCTTGGCagagaagtgaccaagaacccagtggtcactctgacagagcttcagagttcctctgtggagatggttgtccttctgaaaggttctcccatctctgcagcactccaccaatcaggcctttatggtagagtggccagatggaagctgctcctcagtaaaagacacatgacagcccgcttgctgttttccaaaaggcacctaaagacattgagaacatgagaaacaagattctctgttctcatgaaaccaagagtgaactctttggcctgaatgacaagtgtcatgtctggaggaaacctcgcaccatccctacggtgaatcatggtgctggcagcatcatgttgtggggatgtttttcagaggcaaggactgggagactagtcgggatcgagggaaagataaatggaacaaagtacagagagatccttgatgaaaacctgctccagagcactcaggacctcagactggggcaaaggttcaccttccaacaggacaataaccctaagcacacagccaaggcaagggaggagtggctttgggacaatatctctgaatatccttgagtggcccagccggagcccggacttgaacccgatcaaacatctctggagatactttc
Coding sequences:
- the LOC129851253 gene encoding rho GTPase-activating protein 19-like — its product is MAADKDSNKNTQNRRGTVCNVVISQDAGGSWGGSGVGGRPPVIFNPDFFVEKLRHERPEGFQELVLSNISRLIDLPGAEFSLLLGDEGGPKTPTTAGGGFFRSFNFLKRKDKEVVFGTPLTEGGIAQIYQLIEYLSKNLQVEGLFRVPGNSVRQQALKEQLNSGADIDLEAGGFHPNDVATLLKTFLGELPEPLLTHQHFHAHLKIADMTLFDEKGNKTSVPDKERQIEALQLLFLLLPQANRSLLKLILDLLYHTAKQQDKNKMSALNLALMFAPHVVWPRDMVASDLQENLKKLNNGMAFLIKHSQKLFRAPMYMREHARMHFTGSKTLQTKDDIDLLSVAGFPAPVPLKRCWADPSQYLSPSSSSQGQQHHTEESLKELFRHVHDNMPNSAKKKKLLRQLAKQTTPGLAPGTPINNYQTPPAQSKKHTRSRSFGGFIKRKHKGDQQALERRGRHISPEMVAAAMGRLGKENVVLQSVNSPVTVNNKTPVRVKASDSMALNRDRGLKLSKDSPSISRMCFSPSLETSM